One window of Candidatus Eisenbacteria bacterium genomic DNA carries:
- a CDS encoding insulinase family protein, with translation MIRIARLLALLSLAFPALAQEVAYEKYRLENGLTVILHEDHSLPSACVNLWYRVGAKDQSEGRSGFAHLFEHLMFMGTERIPEIDVLVEEGGGWTNASTSSDRTNYFSYGPRDLLPTLLWIEADRMEDLGRMMTQEKLDTQRDIVRNERRQGVEMEPYGEAEYRISQHVYPPEHPYHIDVIGRHEDLEAATLQDVKDFFATFYVPNNAALSVAGDFDPDEVKPLIERLFATIPRGPEPPRRPAPPARLEEERRVVYSDDVRFPRLYLAYPSPAYFEPGDAEMDLAADLLASGKSSRLYKRLVYDEKIATEVAAVQASGALGSLFYVVVTAREGVPLEEIEKAVDEEIGRFVSEGPSAEELERQRAQWERGALSSLQSIVRKADRLNLYEFYWGEPNSFRRDLDRYRKATVADVRRWAEGVFRPNGRLAMRVLPDEEAALRAARDERPASMESRAFDPEEPEVFRLSNGIEVRHWERSELPLVEISLFLAAGAAHMDEAKAGSASLLADMLDEGAGELGAIAFSDSVDFLGASLRPYARYEFSGVRLSALERNLSQAIGLLADAVLRPRFDEEEWERVRRIRRDDLLRALDRPATVASRVGMRAYFGEDHPYGRPVDGTVEDVEAIALGEIHALHELFYGPENATFLVAGDVTREEARDLLERAFGGWSARPSFEKASPLARRAPANDALRVVVVDKPGAVQTVIRAYMPGPLADDPDRVRYDLLNTILGGSFTSRLNQNLRETHGFTYGASSSYTMSPSTGYLSARSDVQAEVTGAAVREFLKEFERIRAGDVTEDEAGMARETLRMESIQQFEGLGGLLWAAESCLWRGLPFSSIGEDLAAMSAARAEDLNALGARAVPVEKALLLLLGDKATIEAELEGSGLPRPEEWTSKGRPAGAGD, from the coding sequence ATGATCCGAATCGCACGGCTCTTGGCTCTTCTCTCACTCGCGTTCCCGGCGCTCGCGCAAGAGGTCGCCTACGAGAAGTACCGGTTGGAGAACGGGCTCACGGTGATCCTGCACGAGGACCATTCCCTTCCGAGCGCGTGCGTGAACCTCTGGTACCGAGTCGGGGCGAAGGACCAATCGGAAGGCCGCTCCGGTTTCGCTCATCTCTTCGAACACCTGATGTTCATGGGGACCGAACGGATCCCGGAGATCGACGTTCTGGTCGAGGAGGGGGGCGGGTGGACGAACGCATCAACCTCGTCCGACCGGACGAACTACTTCTCCTACGGACCCCGCGATCTCCTCCCGACGCTTCTCTGGATCGAAGCGGACCGAATGGAAGACCTCGGCCGGATGATGACGCAAGAGAAGCTCGACACGCAGAGGGACATCGTCCGAAACGAGCGGCGCCAAGGGGTCGAGATGGAGCCGTACGGCGAGGCGGAGTACCGGATCAGCCAGCACGTCTATCCGCCGGAGCATCCGTACCATATCGACGTGATCGGAAGGCACGAGGATCTTGAAGCGGCGACCCTTCAGGACGTAAAGGACTTCTTCGCGACATTTTATGTGCCGAACAACGCGGCTCTCTCCGTCGCCGGGGATTTCGATCCGGACGAGGTGAAGCCGCTGATCGAGCGGCTCTTCGCGACGATTCCACGGGGCCCCGAGCCGCCGCGCCGCCCCGCCCCGCCCGCAAGGCTCGAGGAGGAGCGCCGCGTCGTCTACTCGGACGACGTCCGCTTCCCGCGTCTCTATCTCGCTTACCCGTCCCCCGCGTATTTCGAGCCGGGAGACGCGGAGATGGACCTCGCGGCCGATCTTCTCGCCTCCGGCAAGTCGAGCCGGCTCTACAAGCGGCTCGTCTACGACGAGAAGATCGCGACGGAGGTTGCGGCGGTTCAGGCGTCCGGGGCGCTCGGCTCCCTCTTCTACGTGGTCGTGACCGCGCGCGAGGGGGTTCCGCTCGAGGAGATCGAGAAGGCGGTGGACGAGGAGATCGGGCGGTTCGTCTCTGAAGGGCCGAGCGCCGAGGAGCTCGAGCGCCAGCGGGCGCAGTGGGAGCGTGGCGCCCTCTCGAGCCTTCAATCGATCGTCCGCAAGGCGGACCGGCTCAACCTGTACGAGTTCTACTGGGGCGAGCCGAACTCCTTTCGAAGGGACCTCGATCGGTACCGGAAGGCGACCGTTGCCGATGTCCGCCGGTGGGCGGAGGGGGTCTTTCGCCCGAACGGGCGCCTCGCGATGCGCGTGCTTCCGGATGAGGAGGCGGCGCTCCGGGCCGCGCGCGACGAGCGTCCCGCATCGATGGAGTCGAGAGCGTTCGACCCCGAGGAGCCCGAGGTCTTCCGCCTCTCGAACGGGATCGAGGTGCGCCATTGGGAGCGGAGCGAGCTTCCGCTCGTCGAGATCTCTCTCTTTCTCGCGGCTGGCGCCGCTCACATGGACGAAGCGAAGGCGGGTTCCGCGAGCCTCCTCGCCGACATGCTGGACGAGGGGGCGGGGGAGCTCGGCGCGATCGCATTCTCCGACTCGGTCGACTTTCTCGGCGCGAGCCTTCGTCCCTACGCGCGCTACGAGTTCTCCGGCGTGCGCCTTTCGGCTCTCGAGAGAAACCTCTCCCAGGCGATCGGTCTTCTCGCCGACGCGGTGCTCCGCCCGCGATTCGACGAAGAGGAATGGGAACGGGTTCGGAGGATTCGCCGTGACGACCTCCTCCGCGCGCTCGACCGCCCGGCGACGGTCGCCTCCCGCGTCGGGATGCGCGCGTACTTCGGGGAAGACCATCCGTACGGGCGGCCGGTCGATGGGACGGTCGAGGATGTCGAGGCGATCGCGCTCGGCGAGATCCACGCGCTCCACGAACTTTTCTACGGTCCGGAAAACGCGACGTTCCTCGTTGCGGGGGATGTGACGAGAGAGGAGGCGCGCGATCTTCTCGAGCGGGCGTTCGGCGGATGGAGCGCGCGCCCCTCGTTCGAGAAAGCGAGTCCCCTCGCGCGGCGCGCGCCCGCGAACGACGCGCTCCGCGTGGTCGTCGTCGACAAGCCCGGCGCGGTCCAGACCGTGATTCGCGCCTATATGCCGGGACCCCTCGCGGATGATCCGGATCGAGTCCGCTACGATCTCTTGAACACGATTCTCGGCGGTTCCTTCACGAGCCGGCTCAACCAGAACCTTCGCGAGACGCACGGCTTCACGTACGGCGCCTCTTCGAGCTACACGATGTCGCCGTCGACCGGCTATCTCTCCGCCAGGTCGGACGTCCAGGCCGAGGTCACCGGGGCGGCGGTTCGCGAGTTCCTGAAGGAGTTCGAGCGAATCCGGGCGGGGGACGTGACGGAAGATGAGGCCGGGATGGCGCGCGAAACGCTTCGCATGGAAAGCATTCAGCAGTTCGAGGGGCTCGGCGGTCTTCTCTGGGCGGCGGAGTCGTGTCTCTGGAGAGGCCTTCCCTTCTCCTCGATCGGGGAGGATCTCGCCGCGATGAGCGCGGCCCGCGCCGAAGACCTGAACGCGCTCGGCGCGCGCGCGGTTCCGGTGGAGAAGGCGCTTCTTCTCCTTCTCGGCGACAAGGCCACGATCGAAGCTGAGCTCGAGGGTTCGGGGCTACCGCGCCCGGAGGAGTGGACCTCGAAGGGCCGGCCGGCCGGAGCCGGGGACTGA
- a CDS encoding glycosyltransferase family 39 protein, whose protein sequence is MRVTRSGRRSIFLLGLVLTVALAVRLLFLTRNGLWFDEAIVLHRCSLPFGEMLRFIRSGDNTPPLHYILMWGYLRLVGGGQTAAEIPSVLASLVGIVYLYRLGRELLGTAEGGLRAAALLAGSTFYLKYSWEIRCYSLLATLSIASAFYALRSWNRPHDRKALLKYVLAASLALNTHYFAALPLLSLNLIAFGRLRPFRRLCAWTAAQGVVLLSMLPWAIGIGTQFNRVASGFWIPPLTIPWFFGQFFPTVSFNFQRFLQPALDPAGAAIRWADVPLPGWIVLAVFSAILLLCLAGLRSRDLRFPAVFALTGLLFPIGLVVIISLTVQPLFLERYFSSFMPFLALGGAVALERTAPRPRAAVLGVLIVLLGLDTISMIRHPHEQAPRKLAAFLDETCEADDRIIFLSPYLYFPVSYYTQGRLDLRIFMTKGGWEPIALEVPPGNVLSVEHGSRATEGADRVFVVSGYYYDSGYEKKVETGWREWLRMEPSAVRRIRHVGPAGTLWLYEKPEPARDDLP, encoded by the coding sequence TTGCGTGTAACCCGAAGCGGCAGGCGTTCGATCTTTCTGCTCGGTCTCGTTCTGACCGTCGCGCTCGCGGTACGGCTTCTCTTCCTCACGCGAAACGGCCTCTGGTTCGACGAGGCGATCGTCCTTCACCGATGCAGCCTGCCCTTCGGGGAGATGCTCCGTTTCATCCGCTCGGGCGACAACACGCCTCCTCTCCACTACATCCTCATGTGGGGATATCTCCGCCTGGTCGGGGGGGGGCAGACCGCCGCGGAGATCCCCTCGGTTCTCGCGAGCCTTGTCGGGATCGTGTATCTCTATCGCCTCGGCCGCGAACTCCTCGGCACCGCAGAAGGAGGACTCAGGGCGGCGGCCCTCCTCGCAGGAAGTACGTTCTACCTCAAGTATTCATGGGAGATCCGTTGCTACTCGCTCCTCGCAACTCTTTCGATCGCGAGCGCGTTCTACGCGCTCCGAAGTTGGAATCGTCCGCATGACAGGAAGGCGCTTCTCAAGTACGTTCTCGCCGCATCCCTTGCCCTGAACACGCACTACTTCGCCGCTCTTCCCCTTCTTTCGCTCAATTTGATCGCTTTCGGGCGACTGCGTCCGTTCCGGCGCCTCTGCGCTTGGACGGCGGCGCAAGGAGTTGTTCTTCTCTCCATGCTCCCGTGGGCGATCGGCATCGGCACGCAGTTCAACCGGGTCGCGTCCGGCTTCTGGATTCCTCCCCTCACGATTCCGTGGTTCTTCGGCCAGTTCTTTCCGACCGTCTCTTTCAACTTTCAGCGCTTTCTCCAGCCGGCGCTCGACCCGGCGGGCGCGGCAATCCGCTGGGCGGACGTGCCTCTGCCGGGATGGATCGTCCTTGCGGTCTTCTCGGCGATTCTTCTCCTCTGTCTGGCGGGCCTTCGGTCCCGAGACCTTCGCTTCCCGGCGGTCTTCGCTTTGACCGGGCTTCTCTTCCCCATCGGGCTCGTCGTGATCATCTCTCTTACGGTTCAACCGCTCTTCTTGGAAAGGTATTTCTCTTCCTTCATGCCCTTTCTCGCGCTGGGGGGCGCGGTCGCTCTCGAGAGAACCGCTCCGCGCCCCCGCGCGGCCGTCCTCGGCGTTCTCATCGTTCTTCTCGGCCTCGACACGATCTCGATGATCCGACACCCTCACGAACAAGCGCCCCGAAAGCTCGCCGCGTTTCTCGACGAGACATGCGAGGCGGACGATCGAATCATCTTCCTCTCCCCCTACCTCTACTTCCCCGTTTCCTACTACACCCAAGGACGCCTCGACCTTAGGATCTTCATGACGAAGGGAGGGTGGGAGCCGATCGCACTCGAGGTCCCTCCGGGGAATGTCCTTTCCGTGGAGCATGGTTCGCGCGCGACGGAGGGCGCCGACCGGGTCTTCGTCGTCTCGGGCTACTACTACGACTCCGGCTACGAGAAGAAGGTCGAGACCGGCTGGCGCGAGTGGCTTCGGATGGAGCCGAGCGCCGTCCGCCGGATCCGACACGTGGGTCCCGCCGGCACGCTCTGGCTGTATGAGAAGCCGGAGCCTGCTCGAGACGACCTTCCATAA
- the amrS gene encoding AmmeMemoRadiSam system radical SAM enzyme gives MRTEAESAPHPALWWREENGRVVCTLCPRFCSLREDQAGFCFIRKNIGGALVSLGYGRPNGFGVDPVEKKPLNHFLPGTSILSFGTAGCNLGCKFCQNWTTTKARADAVRTVRASPGDVVRIAIDEGCRSIAYTYNDPVIFGEFVIDCSRAARAAGLKNAMVTAGYITEEARADVFRFIDAANVDLKAFTDAFYRKYSLARIQPVKETLLWLRRETDVWIEITTLLIPGLNDSPEEIRAECAWIREELGAETPLHFTAFHPDYRMKDLPRTPHATLGRARSIAREEGLSFVYVGNVADAEGQTTSCPGCGATLIERDWHSVRANRMRGGACPDCGARIRGVW, from the coding sequence ATGAGGACCGAAGCGGAAAGCGCCCCGCATCCGGCGCTCTGGTGGCGGGAAGAGAACGGGCGGGTCGTCTGCACGCTCTGCCCCCGCTTCTGCAGCCTGCGCGAAGACCAAGCCGGCTTCTGCTTCATCCGGAAGAACATCGGGGGCGCGCTCGTTTCGCTCGGCTACGGGCGGCCGAACGGCTTCGGCGTCGATCCGGTCGAGAAGAAGCCGCTGAACCACTTTCTCCCCGGAACGTCGATCCTCTCGTTCGGAACCGCAGGGTGCAACCTCGGCTGCAAGTTCTGCCAAAACTGGACGACGACGAAGGCGCGGGCGGACGCCGTGCGAACCGTCCGCGCCTCTCCGGGGGACGTCGTCAGGATCGCGATCGACGAGGGCTGCCGCTCGATCGCCTACACGTACAACGACCCGGTCATCTTCGGGGAGTTCGTGATCGATTGCTCGAGGGCCGCGCGCGCGGCGGGGCTCAAGAACGCGATGGTGACCGCCGGCTACATCACCGAGGAGGCGCGCGCCGACGTCTTTCGCTTCATCGACGCGGCCAACGTCGATCTCAAGGCGTTCACCGATGCTTTCTATCGGAAGTATTCCCTCGCCCGCATCCAGCCGGTGAAGGAAACGCTCCTCTGGCTCCGGAGAGAGACGGACGTCTGGATCGAGATCACGACCCTCCTCATCCCCGGCCTCAACGATTCGCCGGAGGAGATCCGCGCCGAGTGCGCGTGGATCCGGGAGGAGCTCGGGGCCGAAACGCCGCTCCACTTCACCGCCTTCCATCCGGACTATCGGATGAAGGACCTTCCGCGGACGCCGCACGCGACCCTCGGCCGCGCCCGCTCGATCGCCCGCGAGGAGGGCCTCTCGTTCGTTTATGTCGGAAACGTCGCCGACGCCGAGGGTCAGACGACTTCTTGCCCGGGTTGCGGCGCGACTCTCATCGAGAGGGATTGGCACTCGGTCCGAGCGAACCGGATGCGCGGGGGTGCGTGTCCGGATTGCGGCGCCCGGATCCGGGGGGTCTGGTAG
- a CDS encoding class I SAM-dependent RNA methyltransferase, which produces MHGETLDTTIEKLVTGGAGMGRKDGEVVFVRGALPGERVRARIVRRAKGFLEAALLEILEASPDREEPPDMSPGALAGADLFYMKLAAQREAKREIVRDCFARIARIDLGERLEGPEPAGPAWGYRNKIRLHLGRGGRYGMHRRGTRVVVPFDHNLLMPEVFNHEALPFLLALPRARQALVRLDGKGGFLVDLSGGEGKPASFAERVLARIGETRVPPSCLGLLVNGGAVWGEDHLEIPLAGRVFRVHAESFFQVNLAETEALVRRIAARMEEDGRSADRRGPLLLDLYGGVGLFAAALGDRFEKVVTVESDRVAVRDARANLARDPELAKRGTVVPGLVEKVLSQWARSGFPHGDLEKAEVVADPPRTGLGASVIRDLGRLRPRRIDLVSCDPATLARDARLLEAEGYGIERVLLIDMFPQTPHIETVTAFRSPA; this is translated from the coding sequence ATGCACGGCGAAACCCTCGATACGACGATCGAGAAGCTCGTGACCGGCGGCGCCGGGATGGGGCGGAAGGACGGGGAGGTGGTGTTCGTCCGCGGGGCGCTGCCGGGGGAGCGGGTGAGGGCGCGGATCGTTCGGCGCGCGAAGGGGTTCCTCGAGGCCGCGCTTCTCGAGATCCTCGAGGCCTCGCCGGATCGGGAAGAGCCTCCGGACATGTCTCCCGGCGCGCTCGCGGGGGCCGATCTTTTCTACATGAAGCTTGCGGCGCAGCGGGAGGCGAAGCGGGAGATCGTGCGCGACTGCTTCGCGCGAATCGCGCGGATCGATCTCGGGGAGCGGCTGGAAGGTCCGGAGCCGGCGGGCCCCGCCTGGGGATATCGGAACAAGATCCGGCTCCATCTCGGGCGCGGCGGACGATACGGAATGCACCGCCGAGGGACGCGCGTGGTCGTTCCGTTCGACCACAATCTTCTCATGCCCGAAGTGTTCAACCACGAAGCGCTCCCGTTTCTCCTCGCGCTCCCGCGCGCTCGGCAGGCTCTCGTCCGGCTCGATGGAAAGGGCGGCTTCCTCGTCGATCTCTCCGGAGGGGAAGGGAAACCCGCCTCGTTCGCCGAGCGCGTTCTCGCGCGCATCGGAGAGACGCGCGTTCCCCCGTCCTGTCTCGGCCTTCTCGTAAACGGGGGGGCGGTGTGGGGAGAGGATCATCTCGAGATCCCGCTCGCCGGGCGCGTGTTCCGCGTGCACGCGGAGAGCTTCTTTCAGGTGAACCTCGCGGAGACGGAAGCGCTCGTCCGCCGGATCGCCGCGCGCATGGAAGAGGACGGCCGATCGGCGGACCGGCGGGGGCCGCTTCTTCTCGATCTCTACGGGGGCGTCGGCCTCTTCGCCGCGGCGCTCGGCGATCGGTTCGAGAAGGTCGTGACGGTGGAGAGCGATCGCGTCGCGGTCAGGGACGCGCGCGCGAACCTCGCGCGGGATCCGGAGCTCGCGAAGAGAGGGACCGTCGTCCCGGGTCTCGTCGAGAAGGTACTCTCCCAATGGGCGAGGAGCGGGTTTCCGCATGGAGACCTGGAGAAAGCGGAGGTCGTCGCCGACCCGCCGCGGACCGGGCTCGGCGCATCCGTCATCCGCGATCTCGGGCGTCTCCGCCCGCGGCGGATCGACCTCGTGAGCTGCGATCCGGCGACCCTCGCGCGCGACGCTCGCCTGCTTGAGGCGGAGGGCTACGGGATCGAGCGCGTGCTTCTCATCGATATGTTCCCGCAGACGCCGCATATCGAGACGGTGACCGCTTTCCGTTCCCCGGCATGA
- a CDS encoding Lrp/AsnC ligand binding domain-containing protein — MAKAYLRINTDVGREVDVRNRLRQVPEVLNADITAGEQDIICLVESGSVDSILDLVVSKIRAIEGIQGTTTNLILDW; from the coding sequence ATGGCCAAGGCGTATCTTCGCATCAACACCGATGTCGGGCGCGAGGTGGACGTCCGTAACCGCCTTCGTCAGGTTCCCGAGGTCCTGAACGCCGACATCACGGCGGGAGAGCAGGACATCATCTGCCTCGTCGAGAGCGGTTCGGTCGATTCGATTCTCGACCTGGTGGTGAGCAAGATTCGGGCGATCGAGGGGATCCAGGGGACCACCACGAACCTGATCCTCGATTGGTAG